Proteins from a single region of Limnothrix sp. FACHB-406:
- a CDS encoding aspartate aminotransferase family protein produces MSPQVLADPASIAPVAFSTEAFDAAVMKTYGRFAIALERGEGSRVWDTEGRSYLDFVAGIATCTLGHAHPVMTSAVSQQIQKLHHVSNLYYIPEQGALAAWLVEHSCADRAFFCNSGAEANEGAIKLARKYAHTVLGIDEPVILTAHASFHGRTLATITATGQPKYQKNFSPLVPGFEYIPYNDIAALEATIARLETNGPRVAAIMLEALQGEGGVRPGDRAYFQRVREICDDRGILLILDEVQVGVGRTGQLWGYENLGIEPDIFTSAKGLGGGIPIGALLCKAKCNVFEPGDHASTYGGNPFACGVAMAVCQTVGAPGFLDNVRDRGEQLRAGLKALAVQYPNLIAEVRGWGLINGLVLREDAGLSSIDLVKTAMAAGLLLVPAGPQVVRFVPPLIVTAAEIDEALAAITQAIATLQAA; encoded by the coding sequence GTGAGTCCCCAAGTCCTCGCTGATCCCGCCTCGATCGCCCCAGTTGCCTTTTCCACCGAGGCCTTTGACGCAGCCGTCATGAAAACCTACGGCCGCTTCGCGATCGCCCTGGAGCGTGGCGAAGGTAGCCGCGTTTGGGACACCGAGGGCCGCAGCTATTTGGACTTTGTGGCGGGCATTGCCACCTGCACCCTGGGCCATGCCCACCCAGTGATGACCAGCGCCGTGAGCCAGCAGATTCAAAAACTGCACCACGTTTCCAATCTTTACTACATCCCTGAACAAGGGGCGTTGGCGGCCTGGTTGGTGGAACATTCCTGCGCCGATCGGGCGTTTTTCTGTAACTCCGGAGCCGAAGCCAACGAGGGCGCAATCAAACTGGCCCGTAAATATGCCCACACGGTGTTGGGCATTGATGAACCGGTGATCCTCACGGCCCACGCCAGCTTCCACGGGCGCACCTTGGCCACCATCACCGCCACCGGTCAGCCCAAATATCAAAAGAACTTCAGCCCTCTGGTTCCGGGGTTTGAATATATCCCTTACAACGACATTGCGGCCCTGGAAGCGACGATCGCCCGCTTGGAAACCAACGGCCCCCGCGTCGCTGCCATCATGCTGGAAGCGCTTCAGGGAGAAGGGGGCGTGCGTCCGGGCGATCGGGCTTATTTCCAACGGGTTCGGGAAATTTGCGACGATCGGGGCATCTTGTTGATTCTTGATGAAGTGCAAGTGGGCGTTGGCCGCACGGGGCAACTGTGGGGCTACGAAAACCTGGGCATTGAGCCGGATATTTTCACTTCTGCCAAGGGCTTGGGCGGCGGCATCCCGATCGGGGCCCTGCTGTGCAAGGCCAAGTGCAATGTGTTTGAACCGGGTGACCACGCCAGCACCTACGGCGGTAATCCCTTTGCCTGTGGGGTGGCGATGGCCGTTTGCCAAACGGTTGGCGCACCGGGCTTTTTGGACAATGTGCGCGATCGGGGCGAGCAATTGCGGGCGGGTCTGAAGGCCCTGGCGGTTCAATATCCCAACTTGATTGCGGAAGTGCGCGGTTGGGGTCTAATCAACGGCCTGGTGCTGAGGGAAGATGCGGGCCTCAGCTCGATCGATTTGGTCAAAACCGCCATGGCCGCCGGTCTGTTGCTGGTGCCGGCCGGGCCGCAGGTGGTGCGATTTGTGCCGCCCCTGATCGTCACTGCCGCCGAAATTGACGAAGCGTTGGCCGCCATCACCCAAGCGATTGCCACCTTGCAAGCGGCCTAG
- a CDS encoding SH3 domain-containing protein: MGIATILSLAIAPPSSGQSLGANCFGTIRGNSAVNLRSGPGTQFPIVDRVNPSSTVILLNDASERWEPNPLTRTDGQGNQWHMVTKSRSGQGEIVPPHRRVWIREDLMSISCPP, translated from the coding sequence ATGGGCATTGCCACAATTTTGAGTCTTGCGATCGCCCCGCCGAGTTCAGGGCAATCCCTTGGAGCCAATTGTTTCGGCACAATTCGCGGTAATTCAGCAGTGAATTTGCGATCGGGCCCGGGCACTCAATTCCCGATCGTAGATCGAGTCAATCCGAGCAGTACGGTGATTTTGCTCAACGACGCGAGTGAGCGGTGGGAACCCAATCCCCTGACCCGCACCGATGGCCAGGGCAATCAGTGGCACATGGTCACCAAGTCCCGATCGGGTCAAGGCGAGATCGTGCCGCCTCATCGCCGGGTCTGGATCCGCGAAGACCTGATGAGCATTAGCTGTCCGCCCTAG
- a CDS encoding penicillin-binding transpeptidase domain-containing protein, giving the protein MVASPPPNSPKLDQQPERTIGRRYQPLGCLIVAVVLLGGIGSRLAYLQLVEGQRYRQLAAASRIRLMPTLPTRAALLDRSGRVLVDNRPSISAMAWPVAQSPQEWRAILPELARVLGRPESELLARLEQAGWRSPVLVRLARGLPPSQMTTVAELATQVRGLAIQPEAERDYPHGQLAQTILGKVGEVNAAEVDRLEPLQDYRSGDLIGRSGLEAALEAQLRGQSGGEQVELDRNGLPVRVLARKPTEPPTPVRLTLDLPLQQTLEGLINGVSGAAVALDPDNGAVLAMAGQWPNPGQGGNRALKAIRPGALFKWITAVAALESGQMALHQRWRIDRRSRPGGLPWAEFTKVTWPSIVTLNFREALGKLDTQDSDAFFEQVALRLDSTNTIAWARRFGFGQRSGIELAEDEDPGPSLEALWKRESVQARWYLGEGVNLALGRGEMAASPLQIAVMAAVAVNGGYRVQPHLVKDRSAQVSREFLGLQPSTLELLRSALQPRTSSLPAPEASQPPDRPPQPNVAIGWLATHSLVRQSDQPIGAWAVAAGPANDPKIVVVTFVEPPSDRPSVPTDSAAAPSNGAASQEPSAPAAQAAEQIAGATVVNYVQSLDRWLP; this is encoded by the coding sequence ATGGTCGCATCGCCCCCTCCCAACTCGCCCAAATTGGATCAGCAGCCGGAACGGACGATCGGGCGGCGCTACCAGCCGTTGGGGTGTTTGATCGTGGCCGTGGTGTTGTTGGGGGGCATTGGCAGCCGGTTGGCCTATCTGCAACTGGTGGAAGGACAGCGCTATCGACAATTGGCGGCGGCCAGCCGAATTCGACTGATGCCAACCCTGCCAACCCGGGCTGCCCTGCTGGATCGATCGGGGCGGGTGTTGGTGGATAATCGCCCCTCAATTTCGGCCATGGCTTGGCCCGTGGCCCAATCGCCGCAAGAGTGGCGGGCCATTTTGCCGGAGTTGGCCCGAGTGTTGGGGCGGCCGGAGTCGGAACTGCTGGCACGACTGGAGCAGGCCGGTTGGCGATCGCCTGTATTGGTGCGCTTGGCCCGGGGGTTGCCCCCTTCGCAAATGACCACGGTGGCGGAGTTGGCCACCCAAGTGCGCGGCCTGGCGATCCAGCCCGAGGCGGAGCGCGACTATCCCCACGGACAGCTCGCCCAGACCATTTTGGGCAAGGTGGGGGAGGTGAACGCGGCGGAGGTCGATCGCCTGGAGCCGCTGCAAGATTACCGATCGGGCGATCTGATTGGGCGATCGGGCTTGGAAGCGGCCCTGGAGGCCCAACTGCGGGGCCAGTCCGGGGGCGAGCAAGTCGAACTCGATCGCAATGGTCTGCCCGTGCGCGTGTTGGCCCGCAAGCCCACGGAACCGCCCACGCCGGTTCGCCTGACCCTAGATTTACCGCTGCAACAAACCCTGGAGGGTCTGATTAACGGAGTCAGCGGGGCCGCAGTTGCCTTGGATCCGGACAATGGCGCGGTCTTGGCCATGGCCGGCCAATGGCCCAACCCGGGTCAGGGGGGCAACCGGGCCCTGAAAGCCATTCGTCCGGGCGCGCTGTTCAAGTGGATTACCGCCGTGGCGGCGCTGGAGTCGGGGCAAATGGCCCTTCATCAACGGTGGCGGATCGATCGCCGCAGTCGTCCCGGTGGGTTGCCCTGGGCGGAATTTACCAAGGTCACCTGGCCAAGCATTGTCACCCTCAACTTTCGAGAGGCCTTGGGCAAGTTAGACACCCAAGACAGTGATGCATTTTTTGAGCAGGTGGCGCTCCGGCTGGATAGCACCAACACGATCGCCTGGGCCCGTCGGTTTGGGTTTGGCCAGCGATCGGGCATTGAACTGGCCGAGGATGAGGATCCGGGCCCCAGCTTGGAAGCCCTTTGGAAACGGGAATCGGTGCAAGCCCGCTGGTATTTGGGCGAAGGGGTGAATCTGGCCTTGGGCCGGGGCGAAATGGCCGCCTCCCCCCTGCAAATTGCCGTGATGGCCGCCGTGGCGGTGAATGGTGGTTATCGGGTGCAACCCCATTTGGTCAAGGATCGATCGGCCCAGGTCAGCCGGGAGTTTTTGGGGTTGCAGCCCAGCACCTTGGAATTGTTGCGATCGGCCCTGCAACCGCGCACCAGCAGCCTCCCCGCCCCCGAGGCGAGCCAGCCTCCCGATCGCCCACCCCAACCCAACGTCGCGATCGGCTGGTTGGCCACCCACAGCCTGGTGCGGCAAAGCGACCAACCGATCGGCGCTTGGGCCGTGGCAGCGGGCCCCGCCAACGATCCCAAAATTGTTGTGGTTACCTTTGTGGAGCCGCCGAGCGATCGCCCCTCGGTTCCCACCGATTCCGCCGCAGCTCCATCCAACGGTGCGGCGAGCCAAGAACCCAGCGCCCCCGCTGCCCAAGCCGCCGAACAAATTGCCGGGGCAACGGTGGTCAACTATGTGCAATCGCTCGATCGCTGGCTTCCCTAG